The Ipomoea triloba cultivar NCNSP0323 chromosome 14, ASM357664v1 region AGCTCGTCACAAACTCCAAGATCTTGCATATTTTGAGGCCAAAGCTGCAGAAATCAAGCAATAAACGAGCTCATGGATTGCGAGGGGATATGTATAAAGTATAAACCACAATGACACGATAAGAGGGGTCGAGATTGTTTTAACAAACCAGGCTGCTGTTGATTGGACTTTTGCATTGCCAAAACGAGTCTCCATCCAATTGTGGAAATGCTGACGGGAAAGGATCAGCAGCCGATTCGGGAGCACCTCCCCAATCTTGAAGCTCAGGAGCGAGATCAGGTGAGCGTGGCAAATTTTGACTAAAAGTTTTGTTTACATTCAACGCTTTTTTGCACTTGATTGACGATTCCCTCTGGGCGTGACTGCTAATTAAAGACGAGCTCTCGTTGCCTTCTGTCAGTTGAAGCCTTTTAAGGTCAAGAATCTGCTGCAGAATAAGGCAACTATGCTCCTGCTGGTTGCCCATTTTTAGAGCCTGCCATAAACAATGCACAAATTGTGTGAAACGAAAACCCATAGACCGAATCATTTCATAACTATAAAAGGCTCCATTTCTCGTGCAAAGTAACTACCTTAGAATACTTTATGCTGGATCCAACTTCTGAGTCTGCAGCCACTACTGATGCCACGGGGCTGACTTCAGACACTCCCGAAGAGCCTCGGGCAGATGAGTTAGACCGTTTCGTGATGTTTGAACTCCCATTGAATCTTTCCACGGTTATATTCGATGTGGAAACGAGCTGGCTCTGAAGAAAAGTACTAGAATCCAATTCATTCAAGTCGAAACCCCACAATGCCGCCAAATCCTTAGCAGAAGGGCACCCGAAATAGCTACTGATCACTCTTTTCTGGTGCTGGGAAGACGGGCCATGATGGCTGCGGTCACAATCACGACACATAAACATCTGGTGGCTGGAACACTGAACAAACGCGGGGTTGCACCTGCAAGACTCGCACACGAGGGTGCGGGGGTGACGACTGGAAAGAGCATTAGCTGAGTGAACCTTCGAGTCACACGAGAGGCACAGATGAGCTGCATCAGCGCTACAATACACAACAGGCTTCAGTAACATGCAGTACTCGCAAGTCTTCTCCATATCATCGACGTTTCCCATTCAGA contains the following coding sequences:
- the LOC116005064 gene encoding putative zinc finger protein At1g68190, translated to MGNVDDMEKTCEYCMLLKPVVYCSADAAHLCLSCDSKVHSANALSSRHPRTLVCESCRCNPAFVQCSSHQMFMCRDCDRSHHGPSSQHQKRVISSYFGCPSAKDLAALWGFDLNELDSSTFLQSQLVSTSNITVERFNGSSNITKRSNSSARGSSGVSEVSPVASVVAADSEVGSSIKYSKALKMGNQQEHSCLILQQILDLKRLQLTEGNESSSLISSHAQRESSIKCKKALNVNKTFSQNLPRSPDLAPELQDWGGAPESAADPFPSAFPQLDGDSFWQCKSPINSSLLWPQNMQDLGVCDELGCLDSFNMPDVDLTFHNIEELFGSEQELNKSLLDEKDVMCSSLDNDSSIDLSCNGYSKMVEDISAASSTCKAPSGNDERANNPSTRVHSLPTVKDCPRPIRQSFSTLSFSASRFSNESSGTEYMDSGLSPIANGLELSCNSHDSESSPLDDKENISTRHKGKKKIRRHDKEAQYTTRRARSSIRKKVKGQLIKTGGYESDAANVARSI